One region of Sylvia atricapilla isolate bSylAtr1 chromosome Z, bSylAtr1.pri, whole genome shotgun sequence genomic DNA includes:
- the LOC136373856 gene encoding LOW QUALITY PROTEIN: uncharacterized protein (The sequence of the model RefSeq protein was modified relative to this genomic sequence to represent the inferred CDS: inserted 4 bases in 3 codons) → MRELADELARTFSIIYQQSWFTGEVPDDWKLAGVMSIHKKRVGRRILQLNRSQQCALVAKRANGILAWIRNXCGQQEQGVHSSSVLGPGEATPRVLCPVLAPQFRKEVEMLEHIQRRLVRGWEHKSCCEERPRELGVFSLEKRRLXGDFISVYNLLKGGCSQVEVGLFLQAAADRMRGDSLKLHQGKFRLDIRKKXFMEGVIKNWNNLPGEVVESLSLDVFTKGLDVALIAMV, encoded by the exons atgagggagctggcagatgagcttgcaaGGACATTTTCTATCATTTACCAACAGTCCTGGttcactggtgaggttccagatgactggaagctggccGGTGTGATGTCCATTCACaaaaaaagggtgggaaggaggatcctg cagctgaacaggagccagcagtgtgccctggtggccaagagggccaatggcatcctggcctggatcagga ggtgtgggcagcaggagcagggagttCATTCCTCCTCTGTACTgggccctggtgaggccacacctcgagtgctgtgtccagttctggcccctcagttcaggaaggaggttgagatgcttgagcacatccagaggaggctggtgaggggctgggaacacaaatcCTGCTGTGAGGAACGGccgagggagctgggggtgtttagcctggagaaaaggagact gGGTGACTTTATCAGTGTCTACAACCTCttgaaaggtggctgtagtcaggtggaggttggtctctttctccaggcagcagctgacagaatgagaggagacagtcttaagctgcaccaagggaaatttaggctggatattaggaaaa atTTTATGGAAGGAGTGATTAAGAACTGGAATAatctgcccggggaggtggtggagtcactgtctctggatgtgtttacaaaaggactggatgtggcactcatCGCCATGGTTTAa